One window from the genome of Gimesia aquarii encodes:
- a CDS encoding glutamate decarboxylase, translating into MLHGKKNLSDTDPDSMLTPAYGSRSISEPVPKYRMPEQGLPPKIAYDLVRDELMLDGNSRLNLATFVTTWMEDEARQLMSETFDKNMIDKDEYPQTAEIELRCTNMLAKLWNAPQDEEAVGCSTIGSSEASMLGGMALKWNWRKRRETQGKSAAKPNMVMGINVQVCWEKFCRYWEIEPRFVPMEGDRFCLNAEEALKLVDENTIGVVVIMGSTFDGRYENVKEVNDALLELNAQNGWDVPIHVDGASGGFVAPFLQPDLEWDFRLPLVKSINTSGHKFGLVYPGVGWIVWRDKAELPEELVFHCNYLGGDLPNFALNFSRPGNQVVAQYYNFLRLGHEGYRSIHQASQNVALHLSSGIAELGPFQLISDGSSIPVFAFTTNEKANFSVFDISNKLRERGWLVPAYTFPKNREDLAVLRCVCKEGFTRDMADMLLLDMQHAIDFFASQPNHRPETKGSGFHH; encoded by the coding sequence ATGCTGCATGGCAAAAAGAACCTAAGCGATACCGATCCAGATTCAATGTTGACTCCTGCTTATGGTAGTCGGTCTATCAGTGAACCCGTTCCTAAGTACCGGATGCCCGAACAAGGGCTCCCTCCTAAAATTGCCTATGATTTAGTTCGTGATGAATTGATGCTGGACGGAAACTCGCGGCTCAATCTGGCCACGTTCGTCACTACGTGGATGGAAGATGAAGCGCGACAGCTTATGTCGGAAACTTTCGACAAAAATATGATCGATAAAGACGAGTATCCGCAAACCGCTGAAATTGAATTGCGGTGTACCAATATGCTGGCCAAGCTATGGAACGCGCCGCAAGATGAAGAAGCAGTAGGCTGTTCAACGATTGGGTCCAGTGAGGCGTCTATGCTGGGAGGTATGGCGTTAAAATGGAATTGGCGTAAACGGCGTGAAACGCAAGGAAAATCAGCAGCTAAGCCGAATATGGTGATGGGCATCAATGTGCAGGTTTGTTGGGAAAAATTTTGCCGTTACTGGGAGATTGAACCACGTTTTGTTCCCATGGAAGGAGACCGTTTTTGTTTGAATGCAGAGGAAGCGTTGAAACTGGTTGATGAAAATACAATCGGAGTTGTGGTCATTATGGGTAGTACCTTTGATGGCAGGTACGAAAATGTGAAAGAAGTCAATGACGCGCTCTTAGAACTGAATGCGCAAAACGGCTGGGATGTTCCCATTCATGTTGATGGAGCCAGTGGCGGCTTTGTTGCTCCTTTTTTACAACCAGATTTGGAATGGGATTTCAGGCTTCCGCTTGTGAAATCGATCAACACATCCGGGCATAAGTTTGGACTGGTTTATCCCGGCGTTGGTTGGATTGTCTGGAGAGATAAAGCAGAACTTCCTGAAGAGTTAGTTTTTCACTGTAACTATCTCGGCGGCGACTTACCAAACTTTGCTTTGAACTTTTCACGACCTGGGAATCAAGTCGTCGCACAATATTACAATTTTTTGCGACTGGGACATGAGGGTTATCGCAGTATTCATCAAGCGTCACAAAATGTGGCCTTGCATCTTTCTTCAGGAATTGCAGAACTGGGACCGTTCCAATTAATTTCAGATGGAAGTTCGATCCCTGTTTTTGCCTTCACTACGAATGAGAAAGCAAACTTCAGCGTATTTGATATCTCGAATAAATTACGAGAGCGTGGCTGGCTGGTCCCCGCTTATACATTCCCTAAAAACCGTGAAGACCTGGCAGTACTGCGTTGCGTTTGCAAAGAAGGCTTTACGAGAGACATGGCAGACATGCTACTTCTCGATATGCAACATGCCATCGATTTTTTTGCTTCTCAACCCAACCACAGACCGGAAACAAAAGGCTCGGGGTTTCATCATTAA
- a CDS encoding DUF1559 domain-containing protein: protein MFSRHILRKRGFTLIELLVVIAIIAILIALLLPAVQQAREAARRSTCKNHMKQIGLALHNYHDTFLRFPIGEQSPVWRANWRAPILPYLDQAPAYNQMNFSIGTSTIGFASAGSSGYGYGTGAGTNEILKTLRVPVYNCPSSPHSNAANDSANVKNNSELGQTMDYVGIAGATPDPSGATTAVCSAASAGYGAGQFCSNGLLVPNDSFRMRDITDGTSNTIIVGEQSGQVNNQDSRSNYYGGWSGITSSTKVPSLPDGSTWGSGTTTVKYSINSFWNSGAGDEAYRTYGPNTILGSYHTGGTHVLLTDGAVRFLSDNLDFSTLANLCSKSDGQVLGEF from the coding sequence ATGTTTAGCAGGCACATTCTACGCAAACGTGGCTTCACCCTCATTGAATTATTAGTGGTGATTGCCATTATCGCAATTTTAATTGCATTGTTATTACCGGCGGTTCAACAGGCACGGGAGGCGGCTCGCAGGAGTACCTGTAAAAACCACATGAAGCAAATTGGTTTGGCATTACACAATTACCATGACACTTTTTTACGCTTTCCTATTGGCGAACAGAGCCCTGTTTGGCGAGCCAACTGGCGTGCCCCCATACTCCCTTACTTGGATCAAGCCCCCGCTTATAACCAAATGAATTTCTCAATTGGTACTTCAACGATTGGATTTGCTTCTGCAGGAAGTTCGGGTTATGGATATGGTACAGGAGCGGGTACGAATGAAATTCTGAAAACCTTACGGGTTCCCGTTTATAATTGTCCCTCTTCTCCTCATTCCAATGCGGCGAATGACAGCGCGAATGTCAAAAATAATAGTGAATTAGGTCAGACAATGGACTACGTGGGCATTGCAGGTGCCACTCCTGATCCTTCCGGAGCTACAACAGCGGTTTGTTCTGCAGCGTCAGCCGGTTACGGTGCGGGCCAATTTTGCAGTAATGGTCTGTTAGTACCCAATGATTCGTTTCGAATGCGCGATATCACTGATGGAACATCCAACACGATTATTGTGGGTGAACAATCTGGCCAGGTGAATAATCAGGATTCTCGCTCTAATTACTATGGTGGCTGGAGTGGAATTACAAGTTCTACGAAAGTACCGTCATTACCAGATGGTTCTACCTGGGGCTCCGGTACCACAACAGTTAAGTATTCCATCAACAGTTTTTGGAATTCGGGTGCAGGCGATGAGGCGTACCGAACCTATGGTCCTAACACAATCCTGGGATCTTATCACACCGGTGGTACGCATGTTTTGCTGACAGACGGGGCAGTTCGTTTTCTGTCTGACAATCTTGACTTCTCTACTTTGGCAAATCTCTGTTCCAAGAGTGATGGCCAAGTGCTCGGTGAATTTTAA
- a CDS encoding redoxin domain-containing protein — protein sequence MLNKLPPTLVHNQKYFALVVTLLFCIPCSIAWSADKAEATDNKKETEEVLAGHSYHGEVFNEGPRRKAYIMGGTGDVHFDVTVKNPEAQKFLDQGLGQLHGFWYLEAERSFRHAASLDPDCAMAFWGAAMCNLKNSKRAKGFIEEANKRIDKASPREKLYIKALEAYIKADKKKSKQRNEAYTKAMENLILEYPDDLEAKAFLAVHLYNTRSSSTSYIAAEALLQDIFDVNPMHPTHHYRIHLWDYRKPEKALTSAARCGQSAPSIAHMWHMPGHIYSRLKRYEDAVWQQEASARVDHAHMMRDRVMPDQIHNYAHNNEWLIRNLIFLGRVHPAIQLAKNMIDLPQHPKYNTLKKRGSAKYGRMRLFQVLRTFELWDELIHLSDTHYLAPTDLEEEQNKRLRYLGLAYYQMKKVKEGDAQLAELQKRLDTLKKDQKQAEQAAEKKARAALIKGPIVALKPGQSKVSKSTKVDKSIKTAIEKASKPFLSKIKRREGNINALKGHQAIAKGDFKLGHKLLKKAGGVDEVYLISVLWKSGEQEKAEKALRKLIDSHKNEVQPQAVLVDLLWQSGKKEAAKQEFRKLTTKLTSIDQLAKNLALFNLKSFLYERLALIKKDLGLKEDRGSKKKIATDVGDRPDLKTLGPFRWKPSLAPSWKLQDATGKIRSSDEFRGKPHVLIFYLGYSCLHCAEQLQAFAPMVEEFKKAGIPLMAISTDKLDGLKTSIKNYDKGDLPIPLFSDAKLEVFKAFHAYDDFEKQPLHGTFIIDHSGNVLWHDISYDPFMDPRFVLKEAQRLQPKNHRPGFQLDIF from the coding sequence ATGTTAAATAAGCTTCCTCCCACTTTGGTTCACAATCAAAAATACTTTGCTTTGGTAGTCACATTACTGTTTTGTATCCCCTGTTCAATTGCCTGGAGTGCCGACAAAGCAGAAGCGACGGATAATAAAAAAGAAACAGAAGAAGTTCTGGCCGGTCATTCCTATCACGGGGAAGTTTTTAACGAAGGCCCCCGTCGTAAGGCTTACATCATGGGAGGGACTGGCGATGTGCACTTTGATGTGACGGTCAAGAACCCTGAGGCTCAGAAATTTCTTGACCAGGGATTAGGACAATTGCACGGTTTCTGGTATCTGGAAGCAGAACGTTCATTCCGACATGCTGCTTCCTTAGACCCTGATTGCGCCATGGCCTTTTGGGGGGCTGCCATGTGTAACCTGAAGAATTCAAAACGGGCCAAAGGATTTATTGAAGAAGCAAACAAACGTATTGATAAAGCGAGCCCACGGGAAAAATTATATATCAAAGCCCTCGAAGCCTATATCAAAGCCGACAAGAAAAAATCCAAACAACGGAATGAGGCGTATACCAAAGCGATGGAAAACCTGATTCTGGAATATCCGGATGATCTGGAAGCCAAGGCATTTCTGGCAGTTCATCTTTATAACACACGTTCTTCCAGTACAAGTTATATCGCAGCAGAGGCTTTACTGCAAGATATTTTTGACGTCAATCCGATGCATCCCACACATCATTATCGCATTCATCTCTGGGATTATCGGAAGCCAGAAAAGGCTCTCACTTCAGCAGCACGTTGCGGACAGTCTGCTCCCAGCATTGCCCACATGTGGCATATGCCGGGACATATCTATTCCCGACTCAAACGATATGAAGATGCCGTCTGGCAACAGGAAGCATCAGCTCGCGTGGATCATGCCCATATGATGCGCGATAGGGTCATGCCCGACCAGATTCATAATTATGCTCATAACAATGAATGGTTGATCCGCAATTTGATTTTTCTGGGCCGTGTTCATCCTGCTATTCAATTGGCGAAGAACATGATCGATCTACCACAGCACCCAAAATACAACACACTCAAAAAGCGGGGTAGCGCTAAGTACGGACGCATGCGTTTGTTCCAAGTACTAAGAACTTTTGAATTATGGGATGAACTGATTCATTTGAGTGATACGCATTATCTGGCTCCCACAGATCTGGAAGAAGAGCAGAACAAACGCCTGCGTTACCTGGGACTGGCTTACTACCAGATGAAAAAAGTCAAAGAAGGTGACGCCCAATTGGCAGAGTTACAGAAACGACTGGATACACTGAAAAAAGATCAGAAACAGGCCGAACAAGCCGCAGAGAAAAAAGCCAGGGCTGCTCTCATCAAAGGGCCCATTGTCGCACTGAAACCAGGCCAGTCTAAAGTGAGCAAATCAACAAAAGTTGATAAATCAATCAAAACCGCGATTGAAAAAGCGAGCAAACCCTTTCTATCGAAAATCAAAAGACGGGAAGGAAACATTAATGCCCTCAAAGGTCATCAGGCAATCGCCAAAGGTGATTTTAAACTCGGTCACAAACTATTGAAAAAAGCGGGCGGTGTGGATGAAGTTTATTTGATCTCTGTGTTATGGAAGTCGGGTGAACAGGAAAAAGCAGAAAAAGCACTGCGAAAGCTGATTGACTCTCACAAAAACGAAGTTCAACCTCAAGCGGTACTCGTTGATTTATTATGGCAATCAGGGAAGAAAGAAGCTGCGAAACAGGAGTTTAGAAAGTTAACGACGAAGTTAACGTCGATTGATCAGCTAGCGAAGAATTTGGCATTATTCAATCTGAAATCTTTCCTCTACGAGCGTTTAGCACTCATCAAGAAAGACCTGGGTCTTAAAGAAGACAGGGGAAGTAAGAAAAAGATTGCTACCGATGTAGGAGATCGACCTGACCTGAAAACGCTAGGCCCTTTTCGCTGGAAACCTTCGCTGGCTCCTTCCTGGAAACTGCAAGATGCCACTGGGAAAATACGTAGCTCAGATGAGTTTCGCGGCAAACCACATGTCTTGATTTTTTATCTTGGATATAGTTGTTTGCATTGTGCCGAACAGTTGCAGGCATTTGCACCGATGGTAGAGGAGTTCAAAAAAGCGGGCATTCCTCTCATGGCGATTAGTACCGATAAATTAGACGGATTGAAAACATCAATCAAGAATTATGATAAAGGCGATCTCCCCATCCCGCTGTTCTCAGATGCGAAGCTCGAAGTTTTCAAAGCCTTCCATGCCTATGATGACTTCGAAAAGCAACCCTTGCATGGCACATTCATCATAGACCACTCTGGCAATGTGCTTTGGCATGACATCAGTTACGACCCCTTCATGGATCCCAGGTTTGTCCTCAAAGAAGCTCAACGATTGCAACCAAAAAATCATCGCCCCGGATTTCAGTTGGATATCTTTTGA
- a CDS encoding SGNH/GDSL hydrolase family protein has translation MKLSKLIPLFTICLLTLTHTVFAEKQAEEAWKKLVRSPRFNKRPAFQFVENNAKLPNVLLYGDSISIAYTDATRDALKGKANLYRLYCNGGDSSSFINKMKTMHTTMKDKNLKGHWDFDWDVIHFNVGLHDLKYMSGKKLDRVNGKQVTSPADYEKNLRAIIAYLKKSAPKAKLIFVTTTPVPEGEAGRIAGDAAKYNQIAMKVLMDHPEIMVNDLYALTKPYHKKWWTKPGNVHFNSAGATAQGKESARVIEQALKKQD, from the coding sequence ATGAAACTCTCCAAGCTGATTCCCTTGTTCACAATCTGTCTACTTACTTTGACACACACTGTGTTTGCTGAAAAACAAGCTGAAGAAGCCTGGAAAAAACTGGTTCGATCACCCCGTTTTAATAAACGCCCTGCGTTTCAATTTGTCGAAAATAATGCCAAACTTCCGAATGTTTTGTTATATGGCGATTCGATTTCCATCGCCTATACCGATGCCACCCGCGATGCACTCAAGGGCAAAGCCAACTTATATCGTCTGTATTGTAACGGTGGTGATTCTTCGTCTTTTATCAATAAAATGAAAACCATGCATACGACAATGAAAGATAAGAATCTAAAAGGACATTGGGACTTCGATTGGGATGTCATTCATTTTAATGTTGGCCTGCACGATCTGAAGTATATGAGTGGGAAAAAACTAGATCGTGTAAATGGCAAGCAAGTCACTTCTCCCGCGGATTACGAAAAGAATCTACGTGCTATCATTGCTTATCTCAAAAAATCAGCACCCAAAGCAAAACTCATTTTCGTGACAACGACCCCTGTCCCTGAAGGTGAAGCTGGTCGTATCGCAGGCGATGCAGCAAAGTATAATCAAATTGCCATGAAAGTCCTCATGGATCATCCAGAGATTATGGTCAACGACCTTTATGCTTTGACAAAACCATACCACAAAAAATGGTGGACGAAACCGGGCAACGTGCACTTCAACTCCGCCGGCGCGACTGCACAAGGCAAAGAATCAGCTCGTGTGATTGAACAGGCACTCAAAAAACAGGATTAG
- a CDS encoding acyl-CoA desaturase encodes MNSQQTAAPLVETDDANLKNESTESVQPGKYSAWDWATIGWVVMIHLGLLAAPFYFTWTGLFTCLFLGWLTGGIGICMGYHRLLTHGSFQTYPTLFRLIGLIGLLAGQGPPIQWVANHRKHHLHSDQPEDPHSPREGRWWSHILWLVPHHSAEEVTATHERFAPDLLKDPFMRFLQKTFLFWHIGFGALLYGIGYAVGGSETAISMVVYGMFVRLFYVLHATWFVNSATHIWGYRNYETTDDSRNLWWVALLTYGEGWHNNHHKYQRMAKNGHQWWELDMTYYAILTLEKLGLAWKVVKTPPPNDQESIIKKPQFAREHLTIRR; translated from the coding sequence ATGAATTCACAGCAGACAGCAGCTCCCCTCGTTGAAACTGACGATGCAAACCTTAAGAATGAATCTACCGAGTCGGTGCAACCAGGCAAATATTCAGCGTGGGATTGGGCAACGATCGGCTGGGTGGTGATGATTCATTTAGGATTGTTGGCGGCTCCTTTTTATTTTACCTGGACCGGATTGTTCACGTGTCTGTTTCTGGGTTGGTTGACCGGTGGCATTGGGATTTGTATGGGTTACCATCGGTTGTTAACACATGGTAGTTTTCAGACCTATCCCACTCTGTTTCGACTGATTGGTTTGATTGGTTTGCTGGCAGGGCAGGGACCGCCGATTCAATGGGTGGCCAATCACCGTAAACATCATCTGCATAGTGATCAACCTGAAGACCCGCATTCGCCACGCGAGGGACGTTGGTGGAGTCATATACTCTGGCTGGTTCCGCATCATAGTGCTGAAGAAGTCACGGCGACACATGAACGCTTCGCCCCCGATCTGCTCAAAGACCCTTTTATGCGTTTCTTGCAGAAAACATTTCTATTCTGGCATATTGGCTTCGGTGCGCTTCTGTATGGCATTGGTTACGCAGTAGGTGGATCAGAGACTGCGATCAGCATGGTCGTCTATGGCATGTTTGTACGCTTGTTTTATGTGTTACATGCCACCTGGTTTGTGAATTCTGCTACGCACATCTGGGGCTATCGTAATTATGAAACGACCGATGACAGCCGGAATCTGTGGTGGGTCGCTTTACTTACGTATGGAGAAGGCTGGCATAATAACCACCACAAGTATCAACGCATGGCGAAGAACGGTCATCAGTGGTGGGAGCTCGATATGACATACTATGCAATTCTGACACTCGAAAAACTGGGGCTGGCCTGGAAAGTCGTCAAGACACCACCGCCTAACGACCAGGAGTCAATCATCAAAAAGCCACAATTTGCGCGTGAGCATCTAACCATTCGACGGTAA
- a CDS encoding MoaD/ThiS family protein, whose translation MVRVVFTPNLERHLSCPEATVSGDSVREALDAVFETDQQLRGYILDDQSRLRQHMVIFVDGKTIVDRVHLSDSISPNSEIYVMQALSGG comes from the coding sequence ATGGTCCGCGTTGTTTTTACACCTAATCTAGAACGTCATTTATCTTGTCCTGAAGCAACAGTTTCCGGGGATTCAGTGCGAGAAGCATTGGATGCTGTGTTTGAGACCGATCAACAATTGCGGGGATATATCCTCGACGATCAGAGCCGGCTACGTCAACATATGGTAATTTTTGTTGATGGCAAAACGATTGTTGATCGAGTTCACCTGAGCGATTCCATTTCACCCAATAGTGAAATTTATGTAATGCAAGCACTCTCTGGCGGCTAA
- a CDS encoding alkaline phosphatase D family protein, with the protein MRVCCLLCLLFLFGCEKKNPEESVVVVEVEQGETAPLPAESDGELPMAGMGIMVGEVTPDSALVQVRLTETDKLVDRDVKGMPGFVKFILRPISEEKSDTAKGSAQIVKAIADHDFIARASFTDLPAGTEFECTTEIGSTEDQLHAGPTARFKTLPGASQAKPVEFVVVTGMNYAKFHGDDRIDKKQHLIENNTKLPQPYSGPDKHLGYPALETILKLKPDFFIGTGDNVYYDTPDKPRAETIPELRQKWHEQFVQPRYRDLFAAVPTYWEIDDHDYRIDDGDNTGDHRPSPDEGRAMMLEQLPVAPMDDKDAKTYRTHRVSKDLQIWLPENRMYRSPNAMKDGPGKSIWGDEQKAWLKKTLKESDATFKLLISPTPMVGPDDLRKTDNHCDIGGFRHERDEFFKWLKENGLDQQNFFIVCGDRHWQYHATDPSGFEEFSCGALVDANSRLGRKPGDPKSTDPKGLIKQAYSQDPRSGGFLLVKVTPADKQSPATLSFVFHDEKGKVLYQHNKPHGKK; encoded by the coding sequence ATGAGAGTATGCTGTCTGTTGTGTCTTCTGTTTTTGTTTGGCTGCGAAAAAAAGAACCCTGAAGAGTCAGTCGTTGTGGTCGAAGTTGAACAGGGAGAAACTGCTCCTCTTCCTGCTGAATCTGATGGTGAGCTCCCAATGGCTGGCATGGGAATTATGGTAGGCGAGGTCACACCAGACAGCGCCTTAGTACAGGTACGGTTAACAGAGACCGACAAACTGGTCGACCGCGATGTCAAAGGGATGCCGGGCTTCGTCAAATTTATATTGCGACCTATATCAGAAGAAAAATCGGATACGGCGAAGGGGAGTGCTCAAATCGTAAAAGCGATAGCCGATCATGACTTCATCGCACGCGCTTCCTTTACAGATTTACCGGCAGGAACGGAGTTCGAATGTACGACTGAAATTGGCTCAACAGAAGATCAGTTGCACGCTGGCCCGACGGCCCGATTCAAAACGCTACCCGGCGCGAGTCAGGCAAAGCCAGTAGAATTTGTGGTTGTAACTGGAATGAACTATGCGAAGTTTCACGGCGACGATCGCATCGATAAAAAACAACATTTGATAGAAAATAACACAAAGCTCCCTCAGCCTTACTCAGGTCCTGATAAACACTTGGGTTATCCGGCGTTAGAGACGATCTTGAAATTAAAGCCCGATTTCTTCATAGGCACCGGTGACAATGTTTATTATGACACCCCCGATAAACCGCGGGCGGAAACGATTCCTGAATTGCGACAGAAATGGCATGAGCAATTCGTGCAGCCTCGCTATCGTGACCTGTTCGCTGCCGTGCCCACTTATTGGGAAATCGATGATCATGATTACCGCATCGATGATGGTGATAATACGGGCGATCATCGGCCTTCTCCGGATGAAGGTCGAGCGATGATGCTGGAACAACTACCTGTTGCACCAATGGATGACAAGGACGCTAAAACATACAGGACCCATCGGGTCAGCAAGGATTTACAAATCTGGCTGCCGGAAAATCGCATGTATCGTAGTCCAAATGCGATGAAAGACGGTCCTGGAAAATCGATCTGGGGCGATGAGCAAAAAGCGTGGTTGAAAAAAACATTAAAAGAGAGTGACGCGACATTCAAACTCTTAATTTCACCTACTCCAATGGTTGGTCCCGATGATTTACGAAAGACGGACAACCATTGTGATATCGGTGGATTTCGTCATGAGCGTGATGAATTTTTTAAATGGCTGAAAGAGAACGGTTTGGATCAGCAGAACTTCTTTATTGTCTGCGGTGATCGACACTGGCAATATCACGCCACTGACCCCAGCGGGTTTGAAGAATTTTCCTGTGGTGCGCTGGTCGATGCCAATTCTCGCTTAGGTCGCAAACCCGGTGATCCCAAATCAACTGATCCGAAAGGGCTCATCAAACAAGCCTACTCACAAGATCCACGTTCCGGTGGATTCTTACTGGTGAAAGTAACGCCGGCAGATAAACAATCACCGGCGACACTTTCTTTTGTGTTTCACGATGAGAAAGGGAAAGTGTTGTACCAACACAACAAACCCCACGGCAAGAAATAG
- a CDS encoding 3-keto-disaccharide hydrolase, giving the protein MRLTPFALSILPLIFVTSWSSAFAEIGVSAKPPTDAEVLLDGSREKLDQKWTYWKGPRFSSSLPIKWKIVEDPVDTGTVVMTDDPAAAGGKYGTADIVTKKKYRDFRLHVEFLVMKPGGNSGVYLQNRYEIQVLDGDKTKHGMGAVINRTESPYHAYNGTGKWNAYDITFRAARFKDGKLVEKPLVSMYFNGKKVHENVTINKVWGGPNSGLDGGNNNGFGITDTPGGIKLQCEGHDVRYRNVWIKELDLKTADTDFRE; this is encoded by the coding sequence ATGCGACTCACGCCTTTTGCTCTTAGCATATTGCCATTGATTTTTGTTACGTCTTGGTCCTCTGCTTTCGCTGAAATCGGCGTTTCTGCCAAACCGCCCACCGATGCCGAAGTTCTCCTCGATGGCAGCCGGGAAAAGCTGGATCAAAAGTGGACCTATTGGAAAGGACCTCGTTTTAGTTCTTCACTTCCGATCAAGTGGAAAATTGTTGAAGACCCTGTCGATACGGGTACGGTTGTCATGACCGATGATCCTGCAGCTGCAGGAGGAAAATATGGAACAGCCGACATTGTGACGAAAAAGAAATATCGTGACTTCCGTCTACATGTTGAATTTCTAGTGATGAAACCAGGTGGCAATAGTGGAGTCTATTTACAGAACCGCTATGAAATTCAAGTTTTGGATGGTGATAAAACGAAGCATGGTATGGGGGCTGTCATTAACCGTACCGAATCACCCTATCATGCTTATAACGGAACAGGGAAATGGAACGCTTACGACATTACGTTTCGCGCTGCCCGTTTCAAAGATGGGAAGCTGGTCGAAAAGCCGCTCGTTTCAATGTACTTCAATGGTAAGAAGGTGCATGAGAACGTGACGATCAACAAAGTCTGGGGTGGTCCCAATTCTGGACTGGATGGTGGAAATAATAACGGATTTGGAATTACCGATACTCCCGGTGGAATTAAGCTCCAATGTGAAGGACATGATGTACGCTACCGAAATGTCTGGATCAAAGAACTTGATCTCAAAACGGCTGATACTGACTTTCGGGAATAA
- a CDS encoding WD40/YVTN/BNR-like repeat-containing protein: protein MSSQIHIATRKGLFQLDRSSSGWSLGRHDFHGEHVSMVLKDHRDGTTYAALNHGHFGVKLHRSNDDGKNWEECAVPVYPEGATIGAGPFSTDGKPKPASLSEIWALEPGGPDQPNRLWCGTIPGGLFRSDDCGSSWQLVESFWDLPERQHWFGGGKDDPGIHSICVHPENSQQVAVSISCGGVWVTKDDGASWTCKADGIRAEYVPPDQAYDPNIQDVHCLVQSPSHPDFYWAQHHNGVFRTTDGANSWQEITTIQPSGFGFAVAVHPKQPDTAWFVPAIKDECRIPIDGKFVIARTTDGGLTSEVLTNGLPQEYAYDIVYRHALDVDQTGECLVTGSTTGNLWISEDGGDSWQTISTTLPPIYCVRFAKS from the coding sequence ATGAGTTCCCAAATTCACATTGCCACGCGCAAAGGCTTATTTCAACTTGATCGCAGCTCCTCGGGCTGGTCACTTGGTAGACATGATTTTCATGGCGAACATGTTTCGATGGTATTAAAAGACCATCGAGACGGTACAACTTATGCCGCTCTTAACCACGGTCACTTTGGAGTGAAGCTGCATCGCAGTAATGATGATGGAAAGAATTGGGAAGAATGTGCCGTGCCCGTTTATCCCGAAGGAGCAACAATCGGTGCTGGTCCTTTTTCAACAGACGGCAAGCCTAAGCCGGCCAGTTTAAGTGAAATCTGGGCGTTGGAACCAGGAGGTCCAGATCAACCAAATCGGCTCTGGTGCGGTACGATCCCGGGAGGCTTGTTTCGCTCTGACGACTGTGGTTCCAGCTGGCAATTGGTTGAATCATTTTGGGATCTGCCCGAGCGTCAACACTGGTTTGGTGGTGGGAAAGACGATCCCGGGATTCATTCTATTTGTGTTCACCCCGAAAATAGCCAACAGGTGGCGGTATCGATCTCCTGTGGAGGCGTTTGGGTGACAAAGGATGATGGTGCGAGTTGGACTTGTAAAGCCGATGGCATCCGGGCAGAATATGTTCCCCCTGATCAGGCCTATGATCCTAATATTCAAGATGTACATTGTCTCGTTCAATCACCATCACATCCCGATTTCTACTGGGCTCAACACCATAATGGTGTATTTCGCACTACTGATGGTGCCAATTCCTGGCAAGAGATTACAACCATTCAACCTTCCGGGTTCGGGTTTGCCGTCGCCGTCCATCCAAAACAACCAGATACCGCCTGGTTTGTGCCGGCAATCAAAGATGAATGTCGAATACCCATTGACGGTAAATTTGTGATCGCCCGCACCACCGATGGTGGTTTGACTTCTGAGGTTCTCACGAATGGTCTGCCTCAAGAGTATGCATATGATATCGTTTATCGGCACGCGTTGGACGTGGATCAAACGGGTGAATGTCTCGTTACAGGTTCCACAACGGGTAACCTCTGGATTTCAGAAGATGGTGGTGATTCCTGGCAAACGATCTCGACGACACTCCCTCCCATCTATTGCGTGCGTTTCGCAAAATCTTAG